The Liquorilactobacillus nagelii DSM 13675 DNA window CCAGAAATGACAATTAGTTTCCAAGAGGCAGCTGCTCGGCTAGGATTGACTTTAACAGCTGATGAAGTTTATCGTCAGTTAAGACAAACTTCTGTTGGACAAACAATTAGACATTTTATTGGTGAGGGTCCACAGGCTCTTTTAATGAAACAAAAATTTCACGCAATTGAAGCTAAAAATTGCTTGCAAGCAAGGCCTTTCCCAGGAATTAAAGATTTTAGCAGTTATTTGGCGAGTCAGGGGTGTCAACAATTTTTACTGACTCATCGGAATCAATCAGCTTGGAACTTACTAAAACGAGCTGGACTAAAAGAGTATTTTACAGGTGGGGTCACAGCCGAAATGGGTTTTGCTCGTAAACCTGATCCGCAGTCAATAAATTATCTTAGCCAGCAATTTAATTTGCAGCCCGATTTATCAGTAATGATTGGTGACCGTCCCTTAGACGTCCTAGCTGGTCAACGAGCGGGCTTTCAGGGATGGTTATTTGATCCGGATGGCTTGATTACCATGGGTAGTGAAAATTGGCGCTTTACGACTTATAATCAAGTATTAGAATGTTTTCTTAGTGATTAATTACTTTCGAAGTATTTATTAAGACCAGCTACAACATCGTTGGCAACGGTAGTGCGATAATGGGAACTGCGAATCTGCTGAAAGTCACGATCAGTGTTAATATAGCCCATTTCAAGTAAAATTGCCGGAAAATCATTATCTCGAATTACTTCAAAATTGCCAAATTCAATCCCACGATTTTCTAAGCTGATATTATTAAATTTTTGATTAATCGAGCTAGCTAATCGATAAGATAATTGGCGGTGATAGTAGTAAGTGGTAACACCGGAGGCCGAGTTTTCGGTCGGTGATGAATCAAAATGAAAACTAATAAAAGCATCTGCATGAACTTCATTTGATAAGTTAGGACGAGCAGCTAAGCTGACAAAACGATCACTTGTTCGAGTCAGATAAACTTTAGCCCCACGTGCACGCAACTCTTGGGCAACTTCTTTAGCTAATTTCAGAGTATAAGTTTTTTCCATTTTGCCACTGCTGGAAAGCGCACCGGAGTCTGAACCGCCATGGCCTGGATCAAGGACGATTGTTGCGTTGTTTAAATGATGGATCTTTTTGGGACCTTGGGGGTTAAGATTCCAATTAGCTACCCAACCAAAGTTATTCTGACTTGTTCTAACGTAGTACCAGTGATATTTGCTACGCAAAACGGTTAGCCGAGTTCCGCGGCTTAGACTTTTTGTTTTTTGGTACTCAACGCCGGGACCTTTGCGTAATTCAACTTGACTGACATTGACTTCAACTTGTTTAAAATAAGCAAAAGTCCGGCTAGCAATAATACCGATCAGTGCAGCAATAATTAAGCTGAGAACGGCTAAGTTGCTAATCTTGAATGAATTGTGTTGTTTTCTGCTTCTTCTCATAAATTAATTAGACTCCAATAAACATTTTTTAACCAGTTTATTATACCAAATAAATTTAAGCTGCGTTAAAAAAGACACAAAAGTCTGCTAATAAATTTGCTAAAACTTGACTTGAAGCTGATTTTCGAGTATCTTTACTACAGTATCTAAAACCGAACGAAAGAAGAGTAGCTTGTTTTCTTAGACAGCGAAGGGAGATTTGGTGTGAGTCCCGCTAAGTATAGGCAAGTAAAAGACACTTTCGAGGTGTACGGGCAACTGTGCCGCTGCTGGGGCGTTATCCAAAAGCATAAATTAAGGTGGTACCGTGCTGTTCAAGCGCCCTTGTCGAAATTCGGCAAGGCTTTTTTTATTTTATTTTTTAGGAGGAAACAAGCAATGAAGTATCAACGTCCAAAAGGTACGAATGATATTATTCCAGGAGAAGCGGAAAAATGGCAGCAAATTGAAAAAATTGCGCGGCAAGTTTTTCAGAAATATCGCTATCAGGAAATTAGGACCCCAATTTTTGAAAGCTTCGAAGTTTTTTCACGAACATCAGGTGAAACATCTGATATTGTGACTAAAGAAATGTATGATTTTTATGATAAAGGTAACCGGCATATTACCTTGCGTCCAGAAGGAACTGCTGGGGTAGTTCGGGCGTATGTCGAAAATAAGCTTTATGGGCCAGAGATCCAACGCCCATTCAAAACTTACTACATGGGGCCAATGTTCCGCTATGAACGTCCGCAGTCTGGTCGGTTACGCCAATTTCATCAAATCGGGGTCGAAGCTTTTGGGGTTGACAGTCCGGCTTTAGATGTTGAAGTAATCGCAATGGCTATGAATTTATTAAGCGATCTGGGGATTCAGCATGTCAAGTTGGCTTTAAACACTTTAGGGGATCAGCCATCACGTCAATCTTATCATCAAGCTCTTGTTGATTATTTAACACCTTATCAAGCTGAGTTAAGTGAAGACTCACAAATTCGACTACAAAAGAATCCATTGCGAGTGCTTGATAGTAAAGATCAACATGATCAAGAAATTGTGGCGAATGCACCACAGATCGTTGATTATTTAACGCCTGAAGCACAGATGCATTTCGATGCAGTGCAGCAATTGTTAAAAGATTTGGGGATTGACTTTGAAATTGATTCAACGATGGTTCGTGGCTTGGACTATTACAATCATACAATTTTTGAAATTATGAGTGATTCAAAGGCGTTTGGTGGTAAATGGACAACCGTTTGTGCTGGAGGTCGTTATAATGGCCTTGTTGAACAGCTTGGTGGTCCAGAGGTCCCAGGAATTGGGTTTGGTTTAGGTGTTGAACGGCTATTGTTAATACTTGAAGCTGAAAAATACCAGGCATGGCAAAATAATCCGCTGGATGTTTACGTGGTTGGTATTGGAAACGAAACAAATGCAGCCACTTTGAAATTAGTTCAAGCAATTCGTCAAGCTGGTTTTAGTGCCGATCGTGATTATTTACAACGAAAACCTAAAGGTCAATTTAAAACAGCTAGCCGTTTGGCAGCAAAATATACGTTGACAGTTGGTGAAAGCGAATTGTCCAGTCAAACCGCAAAATTGAAACAAATGAGCAGCGGTATTGAAAAAACAGTTAAATTAGCGGCTATTTTTGCAGATTTTGCCGCAGTTTGTCAACAGTTTAAATAAGAAGGAGTAAGCAAGATGAAGAGAACAACTTATTGTGGTTTAGTAAATGAAAGCTTTTTAGACCAACAGGTTTGTTTACAAGGCTGGGTACAAAAGCGACGTGACTTAGGAAAATTAATTTTTATTGATTTGCGTGATCGAACAGGAATTGTTCAGTTGGTTTTCAGTCATGAATTTGATCCAGCAGCATTAGAAGTTGCTGATCAATTACGCAGCGAATATGTAATTGAAGTTGCAGGCGCTGTTGTCCGTCGTTCGGATGCGGAAATTAATTCGAAAATGAAAACTGGTACAATCGAGGTGGAAGTTCACCAAGTTAAAATTTTGAATAAAGCTAAGACGCCACCATTTTATATTCAAAATGATATCAATGTTACCGATGATTTACGCTTGAAGTATCGTTATTTAGATTTACGTCGGCCAGAAATGCAGCAAGCAATTATTTTGCGCAGTAAAATTACGCAAGCTGTCCACCGTTATTTGGATGAACAAGATTTTGTGAATATCGAAACACCCTATCTCACTAAATCAACTCCGGAAGGCGCTCGTGATTATTTAGTGCCTTCACGTGTTTATCCCGGTCATTTTTATGCTTTACCGCAATCACCACAGTTGTTTAAACAATTGTTGATGGGAGCTGGTTTTGATCGCTATTATCAGATTGCTCGCTGTTTCCGTGATGAAGACTTACGTGGTGATCGGCAGCCAGAGTTTACCCAGATTGATTTAGAGACTTCTTTCTTAAGTGCAGAGGATATTCAAAAAATCACCGAGGGATTGCTGCAGCGAGTTATGAAAGACGTTTTGGGAGTCGACATCAAATTCCCATTGCCAAGAATTACTTGGGATGAGGCGATGAATCGTTTTGGTTCAGACAAACCGGATACGCGTTTTGGAATGGAATTAACTGATATGGCTCCAGCCGTAAAGGATGTTGATTTTAAAGTTTTCCAGACGGTTTTGGAAAAAGGCGGTCAAGTTAAAGCAATTGTTGTTCCAGGTGGTGCTGATAAGTATTCACGTAAAGAGATTGATGCTAAGCAGGAATACATCAAACGCTTTGGTGCCAAAGGCTTAGCTTGGCTGAAAGTAACTGATGACGGTTTTTCTGGTCCCGTAGCTAAGTTCTTT harbors:
- the aspS gene encoding aspartate--tRNA ligase, with the translated sequence MKRTTYCGLVNESFLDQQVCLQGWVQKRRDLGKLIFIDLRDRTGIVQLVFSHEFDPAALEVADQLRSEYVIEVAGAVVRRSDAEINSKMKTGTIEVEVHQVKILNKAKTPPFYIQNDINVTDDLRLKYRYLDLRRPEMQQAIILRSKITQAVHRYLDEQDFVNIETPYLTKSTPEGARDYLVPSRVYPGHFYALPQSPQLFKQLLMGAGFDRYYQIARCFRDEDLRGDRQPEFTQIDLETSFLSAEDIQKITEGLLQRVMKDVLGVDIKFPLPRITWDEAMNRFGSDKPDTRFGMELTDMAPAVKDVDFKVFQTVLEKGGQVKAIVVPGGADKYSRKEIDAKQEYIKRFGAKGLAWLKVTDDGFSGPVAKFFKDSVDSIKQTAQADVGDLILFVADKRKVVADALGYLRTSIARELDLIDKSKFNFLWVVDWPLFEYSEEFHRYIAAHHPFTMPNEEDIGLLDTDPHQAHAQSYDIVLNGFELGGGSIRIHQRAIQEKMFKALGFTKERAEKQFGFFLDALDYGFPPHGGLAIGLDRFAMLLSGKENIREVIAFPKNSKASEPLTNAPSTVVQKQLDELGLEIQDD
- a CDS encoding N-acetylmuramoyl-L-alanine amidase, with protein sequence MRRSRKQHNSFKISNLAVLSLIIAALIGIIASRTFAYFKQVEVNVSQVELRKGPGVEYQKTKSLSRGTRLTVLRSKYHWYYVRTSQNNFGWVANWNLNPQGPKKIHHLNNATIVLDPGHGGSDSGALSSSGKMEKTYTLKLAKEVAQELRARGAKVYLTRTSDRFVSLAARPNLSNEVHADAFISFHFDSSPTENSASGVTTYYYHRQLSYRLASSINQKFNNISLENRGIEFGNFEVIRDNDFPAILLEMGYINTDRDFQQIRSSHYRTTVANDVVAGLNKYFESN
- the hisS gene encoding histidine--tRNA ligase; the protein is MKYQRPKGTNDIIPGEAEKWQQIEKIARQVFQKYRYQEIRTPIFESFEVFSRTSGETSDIVTKEMYDFYDKGNRHITLRPEGTAGVVRAYVENKLYGPEIQRPFKTYYMGPMFRYERPQSGRLRQFHQIGVEAFGVDSPALDVEVIAMAMNLLSDLGIQHVKLALNTLGDQPSRQSYHQALVDYLTPYQAELSEDSQIRLQKNPLRVLDSKDQHDQEIVANAPQIVDYLTPEAQMHFDAVQQLLKDLGIDFEIDSTMVRGLDYYNHTIFEIMSDSKAFGGKWTTVCAGGRYNGLVEQLGGPEVPGIGFGLGVERLLLILEAEKYQAWQNNPLDVYVVGIGNETNAATLKLVQAIRQAGFSADRDYLQRKPKGQFKTASRLAAKYTLTVGESELSSQTAKLKQMSSGIEKTVKLAAIFADFAAVCQQFK
- a CDS encoding HAD-IA family hydrolase translates to MSLASKLKLKNFCWDFDGTLFDTYPEMTISFQEAAARLGLTLTADEVYRQLRQTSVGQTIRHFIGEGPQALLMKQKFHAIEAKNCLQARPFPGIKDFSSYLASQGCQQFLLTHRNQSAWNLLKRAGLKEYFTGGVTAEMGFARKPDPQSINYLSQQFNLQPDLSVMIGDRPLDVLAGQRAGFQGWLFDPDGLITMGSENWRFTTYNQVLECFLSD